The genomic region TGCCGGTAATACCGATAATGTAAAAGAAGTTGCTAATCATCCCAGATACCGGTTTATTCAGGGCAATATTTGTGATAGAGCATTAATAGAGCGTCTTTTTTATAAATATGACATTAAAGATATTATTCATTTGGCTGCAGAGTCTCATGTAGATAACAGTATCGCACGTCCTGATGCTTTTATGCAAACGAATATTATGGGAACCTTTAATCTTCTGGATGTGGCAAAGAATTACTGGATGGACTCGCCAGGTATTTATAAAGAACAGTATCAAAATTCCAGATTTCATCATGTTTCTACAGATGAAGTTTATGGTACACTTGGAGAAACAGGACTTTTTAAGGAAACTACGGCTTACGCTCCTAATAGTCCTTATAGCGCTTCTAAGGCCTCTTCAGATTTTATTGTAAGAAGTTATCATCATACTTACGGAATGAATGTAGTGACTACTAATTGCTCCAATAATTACGGTCCTAAGCAACATGATGAAAAATTGATTCCTGTTATTATCAGAAAAGCTTTAGCCGGAGAAAATATTCCTATATATGGCAATGG from Zunongwangia profunda SM-A87 harbors:
- the rfbB gene encoding dTDP-glucose 4,6-dehydratase; this encodes MRNILVTGGAGFIGSNFIIYYLDHNPDSVIINLDALTYAGNTDNVKEVANHPRYRFIQGNICDRALIERLFYKYDIKDIIHLAAESHVDNSIARPDAFMQTNIMGTFNLLDVAKNYWMDSPGIYKEQYQNSRFHHVSTDEVYGTLGETGLFKETTAYAPNSPYSASKASSDFIVRSYHHTYGMNVVTTNCSNNYGPKQHDEKLIPVIIRKALAGENIPIYGNGKNIRDWLYVLDHCKGIALAFHKGVSGNTYNIGGKNERTNIYIAKKICKLLDKKVPLNSGESYTSQISYVTDRAGHDFRYAIDAKKIEKELGWKADENFESGIEITVDWYLKKYKSEII